From Tachypleus tridentatus isolate NWPU-2018 chromosome 8, ASM421037v1, whole genome shotgun sequence, a single genomic window includes:
- the LOC143222845 gene encoding mambaquaretin-4-like, producing MGNKELLLLIVILVSCLSTEEVQTIDCTAPKDPGFCYGYFLKYYYDPKTGLCHSFVYGGCRGNGNRFDSEEKCMAACAGTRFT from the exons ATGGGTAACAAAGAACTGTTATTACTTATAGTGATTTTGGTGTCTTGTCTCTCAACGGAGGAAG TTCAGACAATTGACTGCACAGCTCCAAAAGACCCTGGGTTTTGTTACGGGTACTTCTTGAAGTATTACTATGATCCTAAAACAGGATTATGTCACAGTTTCGTATACGGAGGTTGTAGAGGAAATGGAAACCGATTCGATAGTGAAGAGAAATGTATGGCTGCTTGTGCAG GAACTCGATTTACTTGA